One window of Panulirus ornatus isolate Po-2019 chromosome 13, ASM3632096v1, whole genome shotgun sequence genomic DNA carries:
- the Nt5a gene encoding 5'-nucleotidase domain-containing protein 1 yields MPEWSVSVESCEYQEDTYTFTANMVLHNVPEDDECLKEKILKKKYYCKNNKRKKQPPFPDSDTFKFTDYDCIGFDLDNTICRYKLAEILRLEYSLIADYMVNRYGYEPHLLLPLDEDMDFLQKGLIMDIKKGNFLKCADNGYILRATHGTQPMTRKEIVDVYGEERIWEPVLEFMRTLCDHPVPGEVPILRSFKDYFDMPAAVACARAIDAQDLAEGQSDEYDIWPDVHVALCNMYRREHFRNDQGGFFPEVKSNPGKYIYEASEKLKRWLRAINEHTFTFLISGSSIDYASHIARYVLGPDWRDYFDTMICTAKKPGFFTGERPFRFLVGADDGDVVPSHKLRIDETYSGGNWRDLLNLVKRETCVPNPHCLYVGDHLAQDVVAPSLVGIDTVAIVEELAAEGMIGDSMLHDAGPELMSTYWGSFFTTDGDQQILGIDRINTLYASAPLRHSRIAVPSLEAVARHPIKHQYEAFSQDTSGFFPGDPVIIHF; encoded by the coding sequence ATGCCCGAGTGGTCAGTCTCGGTCGAGTCGTGCGAGTACCAGGAGGACACATACACCTTTACCGCCAACATGGTACTCCACAACGTTCCCGAGGACGACGAGTGCCTCAAGGAGAAGATCCTCAAGAAGAAGTACTACTGCAAGAACAACAAGAGGAAGAAACAGCCGCCCTTCCCCGACAGCGACACGTTCAAATTCACGGATTATGACTGCATCGGCTTCGACCTGGACAACACCATATGCCGGTACAAGCTGGCCGAGATCTTGAGACTGGAGTACTCCCTCATCGCTGACTACATGGTCAACCGCTATGGCTACGAGCCGCACCTCCTGCTGCCTCTGGACGAGGACATGGACTTCCTGCAGAAGGGGCTGATCATGGACATCAAGAAGGGCAACTTCCTGAAGTGTGCCGACAACGGGTACATCCTGCGCGCGACGCACGGCACGCAACCCATGACGAGGAAGGAGATCGTCGACGTCTACGGGGAAGAGAGGATCTGGGAACCCGTCCTCGAGTTTATGAGGACGCTGTGTGACCATCCAGTCCCAGGAGAAGTGCCAATCTTGAGGTCCTTCAAGGACTACTTCGATATGCCGGCCGCCGTCGCCTGCGCCCGGGCGATCGATGCGCAAGACCTGGCCGAAGGACAGTCGGACGAGTACGACATCTGGCCCGACGTCCACGTCGCCCTGTGCAATATGTACCGCAGGGAGCACTTCCGCAACGACCAGGGAGGCTTCTTTCCCGAGGTCAAGAGTAACCCGGGGAAGTACATCTACGAAGCCAGCGAGAAGCTGAAGAGGTGGCTCAGGGCGATCAACGAACACACTTTCACATTCCTTATATCCGGATCGAGCATAGACTACGCCTCCCACATCGCCCGCTACGTCCTGGGTCCAGACTGGCGGGACTACTTCGACACCATGATCTGCACGGCGAAGAAACCCGGGTTCTTCACCGGCGAGAGACCCTTCCGTTTCTTGGTCGGGGCAGACGACGGCGACGTGGTCCCCTCGCACAAGCTACGCATCGACGAGACCTACTCCGGGGGTAACTGGAGAGACCTGCTGAACCTCGTGAAGCGCGAGACCTGCGTGCCGAACCCTCACTGCCTCTACGTCGGGGACCACCTCGCGCAAGATGTCGTGGCACCGTCGCTGGTGGGGATCGACACAGTGGCCATCGTGGAGGAGTTAGCGGCCGAAGGCATGATCGGCGACTCCATGCTTCACGACGCAGGCCCCGAGCTCATGAGCACATACTGGGGGTCCTTCTTCACCACCGACGGTGACCAGCAGATCCTGGGGATCGACCGCATCAACACCCTCTACGCCAGCGCGCCGCTGAGGCACTCCCGCATCGCCGTGCCCTCCCTGGAAGCCGTGGCGAGACACCCCATCAAGCACCAGTACGAAGCCTTCAGCCAAGACACCTCGGGTTTCTTCCCCGGAGACCCTGTCATCATTCACTTCTAA